Proteins encoded within one genomic window of Phototrophicus methaneseepsis:
- a CDS encoding trans-sulfuration enzyme family protein yields the protein MAIDYNSYEHYNAAEPREQGSSTRAVHAGTQRRKAFSSLTTPIVQSATFTFEDTADLCDFMDKKIWGDGLDREEYGRYGNPTIWAVEERLAALDGAEDAAIYSSGMAAVTSLLLTVLKSGQHIVMTDDCYRRTRQFCLTVLKKFGIETSVVPMGDYEALEAAIIPKKTRLIISETPTNPYLRVADLERLMEIAKASRVLTMIDTTFATPVNLRPVEWGIDFVLHSATKYLGGHNDILAGVITGRADRLKALKDSRGVFGNVIDPQAAFLLERGIKTLGIRVQQQNRSAQAVAEFLESHPKIERVWYPGLESHPDYEVARSQMTGFGGVVSFEVAGSLEDTSLFIDRCRIPYIAPSLGGVESLIEQPALVSFYELTTEERLKVGIKDNLVRFAIGVEDTDDIIADLDQALAGIPDRRLEVAWEARFRL from the coding sequence ATGGCAATCGATTACAACTCATACGAACACTATAATGCGGCAGAACCCCGTGAGCAGGGGAGCAGCACACGCGCTGTGCATGCAGGGACGCAACGCCGTAAAGCTTTCAGTTCTTTGACGACTCCTATTGTCCAGAGTGCAACCTTCACCTTTGAAGATACTGCTGATCTGTGCGACTTCATGGACAAGAAAATCTGGGGCGATGGCCTTGACCGTGAAGAATATGGTCGTTATGGCAACCCGACAATCTGGGCTGTAGAAGAACGTCTGGCGGCCCTTGATGGTGCTGAAGACGCGGCCATTTATTCATCTGGTATGGCGGCTGTGACATCTTTGCTGCTGACTGTGTTGAAATCCGGCCAGCATATTGTCATGACAGATGACTGTTATCGTCGGACGCGGCAATTCTGTCTGACTGTACTCAAGAAGTTTGGCATTGAAACCTCCGTTGTGCCCATGGGTGATTATGAAGCCCTGGAAGCGGCTATTATCCCTAAGAAGACGCGCCTCATCATCAGTGAAACGCCAACAAACCCTTACCTGCGCGTTGCAGACCTTGAGCGCCTGATGGAGATTGCAAAAGCCAGCCGTGTGCTCACGATGATTGACACCACGTTTGCTACGCCCGTCAACTTGCGCCCTGTCGAGTGGGGTATTGATTTTGTGCTTCATAGTGCGACCAAGTACCTCGGTGGGCATAATGACATCCTGGCAGGGGTGATTACCGGGCGAGCGGATCGCCTGAAGGCGCTGAAAGATTCTCGCGGTGTCTTCGGCAATGTCATTGATCCTCAGGCCGCTTTCTTATTGGAGCGTGGTATCAAGACGCTGGGCATCCGCGTACAGCAGCAGAATCGCAGTGCCCAGGCTGTGGCGGAATTCCTGGAATCTCATCCGAAAATTGAGCGCGTCTGGTATCCCGGCCTGGAATCACACCCTGATTATGAGGTCGCACGCAGCCAGATGACTGGCTTTGGTGGCGTTGTCAGTTTTGAAGTTGCCGGGTCGTTGGAAGATACAAGCCTGTTCATTGATCGCTGCCGCATTCCGTACATTGCACCTAGCCTGGGTGGTGTGGAAAGCCTCATCGAACAACCTGCACTCGTCAGCTTCTATGAGCTGACGACAGAAGAACGCCTCAAGGTGGGTATTAAAGATAATCTGGTACGCTTCGCTATCGGCGTGGAAGACACAGACGACATCATCGCTGATCTGGATCAGGCCCTGGCGGGCATTCCTGATCGTCGTCTGGAAGTGGCCTGGGAAGCGCGCTTCCGTCTATAA
- a CDS encoding Mrp/NBP35 family ATP-binding protein produces MSDIREQVMAALSTVIEPELHKDIVSLNMVRDLEIDGGTARFTIVLTTPACPLKDVFLKRCEEAVLGTVPGIEQLDIRWDSQVPVDRRIQGRLNAPMRSIIAVSSGKGGVGKSTVSVNLAVALAQEGAKVGLIDADILNPNVPQMMGLNTGRPKVVNNKMQPIEAYGVQIMSTGFLTSPDKPMIMRGPMLHSAIRQFFTDVNWDQLDYMVVDLPPGTGDAPLSLAQSFPLAGAIIVTQPQSVAVSDAIRAAAMFDQLDVPVLGIVENMTGEFFGSGGGEAFAQERGLTFLGRVPMAANVREGGDYGRPVVAVAPETAAGAAFAELAQRVAARTSVVMMQNADVIPINIIG; encoded by the coding sequence ATGAGTGATATACGTGAACAGGTCATGGCTGCACTGAGTACAGTTATTGAGCCTGAACTACATAAAGACATTGTTTCGTTGAACATGGTGCGCGACCTTGAAATTGATGGCGGCACTGCACGGTTCACGATTGTTCTGACCACACCAGCCTGCCCATTGAAGGATGTCTTCTTAAAGCGCTGTGAAGAGGCCGTGTTGGGGACTGTGCCGGGTATTGAACAACTTGACATCCGTTGGGATTCCCAGGTGCCTGTTGATCGCCGTATTCAGGGCCGTTTGAACGCGCCTATGCGCAGTATTATCGCTGTCTCGAGCGGTAAAGGTGGCGTTGGCAAGAGCACTGTTTCTGTGAATCTGGCTGTTGCGCTGGCACAGGAAGGCGCGAAGGTTGGCTTGATTGATGCGGACATCCTGAACCCGAATGTGCCGCAGATGATGGGCTTGAATACAGGCCGCCCGAAAGTCGTCAATAATAAGATGCAGCCTATTGAAGCTTACGGCGTGCAAATCATGAGTACGGGCTTCTTGACCAGCCCGGATAAGCCCATGATTATGCGTGGCCCGATGCTGCATAGTGCGATCCGTCAGTTCTTCACGGATGTGAACTGGGACCAGCTCGATTACATGGTGGTTGATTTGCCCCCTGGTACCGGTGATGCCCCGCTGTCTCTGGCGCAGTCATTCCCCCTGGCTGGTGCTATCATCGTGACGCAGCCCCAATCAGTAGCTGTCTCCGATGCGATACGTGCGGCGGCGATGTTTGACCAATTAGATGTGCCTGTTCTGGGTATCGTGGAAAACATGACAGGGGAGTTCTTCGGCAGTGGCGGGGGCGAAGCCTTCGCACAAGAGCGCGGCTTAACGTTCCTTGGCCGTGTGCCGATGGCTGCCAACGTGCGAGAAGGTGGTGATTATGGTCGTCCTGTCGTCGCTGTTGCGCCGGAAACTGCCGCTGGTGCGGCCTTTGCGGAATTGGCCCAACGTGTCGCTGCCCGTACAAGCGTTGTGATGATGCAAAATGCGGATGTGATCCCGATTAACATCATTGGCTAG
- the iscX gene encoding Fe-S cluster assembly protein IscX, translating into MSEDALYWDASYEIVCVLTEVYPDIDLEEVGTQQLFDMIIGLPNFADDPALANEGILSGILREWYEESMS; encoded by the coding sequence ATGAGTGAGGATGCACTTTACTGGGATGCCAGTTATGAGATTGTCTGTGTGTTGACGGAAGTTTACCCCGATATTGATTTGGAAGAAGTGGGTACCCAACAATTATTTGACATGATCATTGGGTTGCCTAATTTTGCCGATGATCCTGCTCTGGCCAACGAGGGTATCTTGAGTGGGATTCTGCGCGAATGGTACGAGGAGAGTATGAGCTAA
- the thrC gene encoding threonine synthase, protein MPSLLQCMDCKTEYAIDEVRYVCDHCGGLLDVIHDWDGITITQSLFDERLGSLEPPYNSGVWRYKELIYPDIDDSLIVSKPEGNTNLYPSPKLARWTGVDKLYLKHEGENPTGSFKDRGMTGGVTQARVLGMERVACASTGNTSAALASYAALADMEGIIFLQNKAIALGKLAQGLAYGATCLRIDADFDRNLELVREVSDRLGIYVLNSVNPFRLEGQKSIMFEAIQQLRWQAPDWIVCPGGNLGNSSAFGKALKELYDLGLIDRLPRIAIIQAEGASPLYESYLTGFEDYEPQKADTIATAIKIGNPVNYQKAVRAIKWTNGVVESVTDQQIMDAKALIDRSGIGCEPASACSVAGTRKLAEKGIIQPHETVVGILTGHVLKDPDATIGYHSNMLEDISATYPNKLLQAGDNIDEIIHLLEREKMPV, encoded by the coding sequence ATGCCGAGTTTGCTGCAATGCATGGATTGCAAAACAGAATACGCCATCGACGAGGTGCGCTATGTATGCGATCACTGTGGTGGCTTGCTCGATGTCATACATGATTGGGATGGAATAACCATCACACAGTCTTTATTTGATGAACGCCTTGGCAGCCTGGAGCCCCCTTATAACAGCGGCGTTTGGCGCTACAAGGAGCTCATCTACCCCGATATTGATGACAGCCTGATCGTTTCTAAACCAGAGGGCAACACAAACCTGTATCCAAGCCCTAAATTAGCACGCTGGACGGGTGTCGATAAGTTATACCTTAAGCATGAAGGCGAAAACCCAACCGGCTCCTTCAAAGATCGTGGCATGACAGGGGGCGTCACTCAGGCCCGTGTGCTGGGTATGGAGCGCGTCGCCTGCGCTTCTACGGGGAATACCTCCGCAGCACTCGCCAGCTATGCCGCCCTGGCAGATATGGAAGGCATCATCTTCCTACAAAATAAAGCGATCGCGCTCGGCAAATTGGCACAAGGGCTGGCTTATGGCGCAACCTGCCTGCGTATCGACGCTGATTTTGACCGTAACCTGGAACTCGTCCGTGAAGTCAGCGATCGACTAGGCATCTATGTACTAAATTCCGTCAATCCCTTCCGGCTGGAAGGTCAAAAGAGCATCATGTTCGAGGCAATCCAGCAACTACGCTGGCAAGCCCCTGATTGGATTGTCTGCCCGGGTGGCAACCTAGGTAACAGTTCGGCCTTTGGTAAAGCACTTAAGGAGCTATATGATCTCGGCCTCATAGATCGACTGCCACGGATTGCCATCATCCAGGCAGAAGGTGCCAGCCCGCTCTACGAGAGCTATCTCACAGGCTTTGAAGATTATGAACCCCAAAAGGCCGATACCATCGCGACCGCCATTAAGATTGGCAATCCGGTCAATTACCAGAAAGCTGTACGCGCCATCAAATGGACCAACGGCGTTGTTGAATCCGTTACAGATCAGCAAATCATGGACGCCAAGGCACTCATTGACCGTTCTGGTATTGGCTGTGAACCGGCCTCGGCTTGCTCTGTCGCAGGGACGCGTAAATTAGCGGAAAAAGGCATCATCCAACCCCATGAAACCGTCGTCGGTATCCTGACTGGGCATGTCCTTAAGGACCCGGACGCAACGATTGGCTATCACAGCAATATGTTGGAAGACATCAGCGCCACCTACCCGAACAAGTTATTACAAGCCGGGGATAACATCGACGAGATCATCCATTTACTAGAACGCGAGAAAATGCCTGTATAA
- a CDS encoding 4Fe-4S binding protein, with protein MWITFRHFMQTYVDDVRYGFRKYAPDMNNFEVRQGVDAQGAFTVQYPDEKLAMPERFRFVPFLVVEDYDHEERPGKDWCTSCGICAKVCPPQCIWIVRSNDPETGRPVPEPEAFFIDIDICMNCGFCAEFCPFDAIKMDHDYELASYDRTTNHIFDKEKLSKEFRYWKTIAPTRAIEEAEARGGWEHKDAQKAARRGGSARTSRTNQDTGRAEKREAVASREAVAEAPASATSAEDEKAKRREAALQRKAARAAKTETAESAPSEAEGQQPWNDSEDEKAKRREAALRRKAARAAKRADDSE; from the coding sequence ATGTGGATCACTTTCCGACATTTCATGCAAACATATGTGGATGATGTCCGTTACGGCTTCCGTAAATATGCCCCCGATATGAATAACTTCGAGGTGCGTCAGGGTGTCGATGCACAGGGCGCGTTCACAGTACAGTATCCAGATGAAAAACTGGCAATGCCGGAGCGCTTCCGCTTTGTGCCATTCCTTGTGGTCGAGGATTATGATCATGAGGAACGTCCTGGCAAGGACTGGTGTACGAGTTGCGGTATCTGTGCTAAGGTATGCCCGCCACAGTGCATCTGGATTGTACGTAGTAATGATCCTGAAACGGGGCGTCCCGTGCCGGAGCCGGAAGCCTTCTTCATCGATATTGATATTTGCATGAACTGCGGCTTCTGTGCAGAGTTCTGCCCGTTTGATGCCATCAAGATGGATCATGACTACGAGCTTGCAAGCTATGATCGCACGACCAACCATATCTTTGACAAAGAAAAACTGTCCAAAGAATTCCGTTATTGGAAGACGATTGCCCCGACACGTGCTATAGAAGAAGCAGAAGCACGGGGTGGTTGGGAACACAAAGATGCTCAGAAGGCTGCTCGTCGTGGTGGTTCAGCACGTACCAGCCGCACCAACCAGGATACAGGCCGCGCGGAGAAGCGTGAGGCTGTTGCCAGCCGTGAAGCTGTCGCAGAGGCTCCAGCCAGCGCAACCAGTGCTGAGGACGAAAAAGCCAAGCGTCGTGAGGCCGCTCTGCAGCGGAAAGCTGCTCGTGCAGCGAAGACTGAAACTGCGGAGAGTGCTCCAAGTGAGGCCGAAGGGCAACAACCCTGGAATGATAGTGAAGACGAGAAGGCCAAGCGCCGCGAAGCAGCCCTACGGCGGAAAGCCGCCCGTGCTGCTAAACGTGCAGACGATAGTGAATAA
- a CDS encoding homoserine kinase: MVFAIAEAFAPATVANLGVGFDILGLAVEGAGDTVLVEKRSEPGAVILSIEGDEGRIPYDADRNVASIAANAVLKQIQAEEGVGIILKKGLPIGSGLGSSAASSVAAAVAVNALFGEPLKRHELLGACLEGEAAVSGYHADNVAPALLGGITLTTGTGLSDIQRLPVPDTLRLVLVSPAVEVSTAAARRVLPADVSLKLMVHQTGAVARLVDAIYRGDVVAMARAMGDDHVIEAARAKLMPYLHEAREAAIQAGALTLVISGAGPTLCAVLNSSDAETSVAQALEDVYTQHKMACVVRKTGVAVDGARVLQTN; this comes from the coding sequence ATGGTGTTTGCCATAGCAGAAGCATTTGCCCCCGCAACAGTTGCCAATCTTGGCGTTGGTTTTGATATTCTCGGCCTGGCAGTAGAAGGCGCTGGCGATACAGTGCTTGTTGAGAAGCGCTCGGAACCCGGTGCGGTGATCCTCTCCATTGAAGGTGATGAGGGCCGTATCCCCTATGATGCAGATAGAAATGTGGCCTCAATTGCAGCCAATGCCGTTCTCAAACAAATCCAAGCAGAGGAGGGCGTCGGGATTATCCTCAAAAAGGGGCTGCCGATTGGTAGTGGCCTGGGGAGCAGTGCAGCTAGTTCCGTCGCGGCGGCTGTTGCTGTAAATGCGCTCTTTGGGGAGCCTCTCAAGCGACATGAGTTGTTAGGGGCCTGTTTGGAAGGCGAGGCAGCCGTCAGTGGCTATCATGCTGATAATGTTGCCCCGGCGTTATTAGGTGGTATCACGTTGACGACAGGAACTGGCCTTTCCGATATACAGCGTTTGCCCGTGCCGGATACGCTGCGCCTGGTATTAGTCTCACCCGCTGTTGAAGTCTCAACCGCTGCGGCGCGGCGCGTGCTGCCTGCGGATGTGTCACTTAAGCTGATGGTGCATCAGACTGGAGCTGTGGCGCGTTTAGTCGATGCGATCTACCGAGGGGATGTGGTTGCGATGGCGCGTGCTATGGGGGATGATCATGTTATCGAAGCGGCTCGCGCAAAGTTAATGCCTTATTTGCACGAAGCACGAGAGGCTGCTATCCAGGCGGGGGCTTTAACGTTGGTGATCAGTGGGGCAGGGCCGACATTATGTGCTGTGCTCAATAGCAGCGATGCTGAAACATCTGTGGCCCAGGCATTGGAAGATGTTTACACGCAGCATAAAATGGCGTGTGTGGTCCGTAAAACGGGCGTTGCAGTTGATGGTGCGCGTGTTTTGCAGACCAACTAG
- a CDS encoding NADH-quinone oxidoreductase subunit NuoB — MELNLQELNKTEYPIPVDLQSNVAITSLSSVYNWGRRNSMWPMLFGLACCAIEMIATASSRFDFSRFGMEVMRATPRQSDLMIVSGTVTKKMIVPIVRLYNQMPEPKYVLAMGACASGGGPFKEGYNVVSGVDKYLPVDVYVPGCPPTPQALMYGLIALQKKIDGQSLAVGDDVPWYGVGPADPTPVPILGPDIIDPRQMDMIRRQAEAAAGRETEEPVYRLDAARALPVFGAEAEAIATRTVKKEAVKTDVEVKSFSQAGMDADAIEALRAKRRENALKRKAARLAKEG; from the coding sequence ATGGAACTCAATCTGCAAGAACTGAATAAGACCGAGTATCCGATACCGGTCGATTTGCAGAGCAATGTGGCGATCACCAGTTTGTCCAGTGTTTATAACTGGGGTCGGCGTAACTCAATGTGGCCGATGCTGTTCGGTTTGGCTTGCTGTGCTATTGAGATGATTGCGACAGCATCCTCTCGTTTTGACTTTTCGCGCTTTGGTATGGAAGTAATGCGCGCGACGCCACGTCAATCTGACCTGATGATCGTCTCTGGTACTGTGACCAAGAAGATGATCGTGCCGATCGTCCGCCTCTACAACCAGATGCCAGAGCCGAAGTACGTCCTGGCGATGGGGGCTTGTGCAAGCGGCGGTGGCCCATTCAAAGAAGGTTACAATGTGGTTTCCGGTGTTGATAAATATTTGCCTGTCGATGTCTATGTGCCAGGCTGCCCGCCAACCCCACAGGCATTGATGTATGGCTTGATTGCACTGCAAAAGAAAATTGATGGTCAATCGCTGGCCGTTGGTGATGATGTGCCCTGGTATGGTGTGGGGCCTGCAGACCCGACGCCTGTTCCTATTCTAGGCCCGGATATCATTGACCCACGCCAGATGGATATGATTCGTCGTCAGGCGGAAGCGGCTGCTGGCCGTGAGACGGAAGAGCCTGTTTATCGTCTGGATGCAGCCCGTGCACTACCTGTGTTTGGTGCAGAAGCAGAAGCGATTGCTACACGGACTGTCAAGAAAGAAGCTGTAAAAACAGATGTTGAGGTGAAGTCTTTCTCGCAGGCTGGTATGGATGCCGATGCAATTGAGGCATTGCGCGCCAAACGTCGTGAAAATGCTCTCAAGCGCAAGGCAGCACGCCTAGCTAAGGAAGGTTAG
- the murA gene encoding UDP-N-acetylglucosamine 1-carboxyvinyltransferase — MSDTAFKINGGKPLYGEIVAQRSKNAVLPMIAAALIPQSGKTVLHGVPEIADVLVALDLAREVGAVVDHDLETHTVTIDASTVNNGTLPPALTERFRGSVLFLAPMITRMGHVRLPGSGGCDIGTRKIDFHHRGFARLGADVVYLDDGTTIIDNKADRLKGAPLYLDLPSHTGTENLVMGAALAEGTTIIENASAEPEVLDFCHFLIKMGANIEGIGTRRLTIHGVKELHAVEYTPIPDRLVIGLLVMSAAIAGGDVTIHQAEPEHLRLVIAKLDQMGVEITVEGDSIRVQRDPSEPLTPINILTEFYPGFPTDLQPCIAALSTIAQGKSFIRERIFENRYDFVDGLIAMGADILISQNNVCIVNGVKGLKAAPVRAASIRAGAALLLAGIGAKGETIIENGYQIDRGHEYIEKQLRQLGADVERITKETQPLLELA; from the coding sequence ATGAGCGATACTGCATTTAAGATCAACGGCGGGAAGCCGCTGTATGGTGAAATCGTCGCACAACGCAGCAAGAATGCCGTCCTACCGATGATTGCCGCTGCACTCATACCCCAATCAGGCAAAACGGTTTTGCATGGGGTGCCGGAAATCGCTGATGTACTCGTTGCGCTTGATCTTGCCCGCGAAGTTGGGGCTGTTGTCGATCATGATCTGGAGACACACACTGTCACAATCGACGCATCCACCGTCAACAATGGCACGCTCCCGCCAGCACTTACTGAGCGTTTTCGGGGGTCCGTGCTATTCCTGGCCCCGATGATCACCCGTATGGGTCATGTTCGCCTGCCGGGCAGCGGTGGCTGTGATATTGGTACCCGCAAGATTGATTTCCATCATCGTGGGTTTGCCCGCCTGGGTGCCGATGTCGTCTATCTGGATGATGGCACCACAATTATCGACAATAAGGCCGATCGCCTCAAAGGGGCGCCGCTCTATCTGGATCTCCCCAGCCACACGGGTACAGAAAACCTGGTGATGGGCGCTGCCCTGGCAGAAGGCACAACGATTATTGAAAATGCCTCCGCTGAACCTGAAGTCCTTGATTTTTGCCATTTTCTGATCAAAATGGGTGCGAATATCGAAGGCATTGGTACGCGCCGCCTTACGATTCATGGCGTTAAAGAGCTTCATGCGGTTGAATACACCCCTATTCCTGATCGTTTGGTCATTGGTTTGCTGGTCATGTCCGCCGCTATTGCCGGCGGGGACGTCACCATTCATCAGGCAGAACCTGAACATCTGCGTCTGGTTATCGCCAAGCTTGACCAGATGGGCGTTGAGATTACCGTCGAAGGCGACAGTATCCGCGTCCAGAGAGATCCATCCGAGCCACTGACGCCCATCAACATCCTAACAGAGTTCTATCCCGGCTTCCCCACGGATTTGCAGCCCTGCATTGCAGCCTTGTCGACCATTGCACAAGGCAAGAGCTTCATTCGTGAACGTATCTTCGAAAATCGTTACGACTTTGTCGATGGGCTCATCGCTATGGGTGCCGACATCCTCATCAGCCAGAATAACGTCTGCATTGTCAATGGCGTTAAAGGGCTTAAAGCGGCCCCAGTCCGGGCTGCCAGCATCCGCGCAGGCGCTGCCCTGCTGCTGGCTGGTATTGGTGCCAAAGGCGAAACAATCATTGAAAATGGGTACCAGATCGACCGCGGCCACGAATAT
- a CDS encoding NADH-quinone oxidoreductase subunit D: MGVDVQQVVDHNGVQTDQLIVNMGPHHPSTHGVFRMVMELDGETITKLEPVMGYLHRNHEKIGERNTFLHNIPFTDRLDYLSSMGNNHGYVLAVEQLLALGARYDPPTYRAEVLRVLMVELNRIVNHLWALGFWLNDLGAFFTPVLYFTQERERILDLFEATAGSRMMCNYMRFGGVFADLPERIHSVSNLINDRVRDFDTMKFLTEMINERIPRTIDELDEYLTQNDIVLARSKGVGYISREDAIDYSTAGPVLRGSGVAYDVRRADPYSIYPELDFDVAVQQEGDMYSRYMVRLIELRESLRILKQLLPRLEYTKGEPVNENNAQYSSKVPIGEAYGRVENGKGELGFYVVSAGDKRAAANPWRYHVRAPSFINLTPLGLMCEGNKVADAVAILGSIDIVLGETDR, encoded by the coding sequence ATGGGGGTCGATGTACAGCAGGTTGTCGACCATAATGGCGTCCAGACAGATCAGCTTATCGTGAATATGGGTCCTCATCATCCCAGTACGCACGGTGTGTTCCGTATGGTGATGGAACTCGATGGCGAGACGATCACTAAGCTAGAGCCCGTGATGGGGTATTTACATCGTAATCACGAGAAAATTGGCGAACGTAATACGTTCTTGCACAATATTCCGTTTACAGATCGCCTGGATTATCTTTCCAGCATGGGCAATAACCATGGTTATGTCCTGGCTGTAGAGCAGCTTCTCGCATTGGGAGCACGCTATGATCCGCCTACCTATCGTGCGGAAGTGCTGCGCGTGTTGATGGTCGAACTCAACCGAATTGTGAATCATCTGTGGGCGTTGGGCTTCTGGTTGAATGACCTTGGTGCTTTCTTCACCCCGGTGCTTTACTTCACGCAGGAACGTGAGCGTATCCTGGACCTCTTCGAGGCGACGGCTGGCAGCCGTATGATGTGTAACTATATGCGCTTTGGTGGTGTGTTCGCAGATCTTCCAGAACGCATCCACAGCGTGAGCAACCTGATTAATGATCGCGTGCGTGACTTCGATACGATGAAGTTCCTCACCGAAATGATCAACGAACGCATTCCGCGTACGATCGACGAACTGGACGAATATCTGACCCAGAACGATATTGTGCTGGCGCGTTCTAAGGGTGTGGGGTATATCAGCCGCGAAGATGCAATTGACTACAGTACAGCAGGGCCTGTGCTGCGTGGTAGTGGTGTCGCCTATGATGTGCGCCGTGCGGATCCATATAGCATTTACCCGGAACTGGACTTTGACGTCGCTGTGCAGCAAGAAGGCGATATGTATTCACGCTATATGGTTCGCTTGATCGAACTGCGTGAGAGCTTGCGTATCCTCAAGCAATTGCTGCCGCGCCTGGAATACACAAAGGGCGAGCCTGTTAACGAGAACAACGCGCAGTATTCAAGCAAAGTGCCGATCGGCGAAGCTTATGGGCGCGTTGAAAATGGTAAGGGTGAGCTTGGCTTCTACGTGGTGAGCGCAGGTGACAAACGTGCGGCGGCTAACCCGTGGCGTTACCATGTGCGTGCCCCAAGTTTCATCAACCTGACGCCATTGGGGCTGATGTGCGAAGGGAACAAGGTCGCTGATGCGGTTGCTATCCTTGGTAGCATTGACATCGTTTTGGGTGAGACGGATCGTTAA
- a CDS encoding aldehyde dehydrogenase family protein → MTISVQNFIRGAWVDAKSGATFESINPATEEVLAVAAKSTQDDVAAAVTAAKAAYDKWRLTPAPRRGEILYRAAEILKERKDDLAALMTREMGKILAETRGDVQEAIDMAYYMGGEGRRLMGYTAPVEMPNKFGMALRDSVGVVGLITPWNFPVAVPSWKILPALIAGNTIVWKPGEDVPASAAMFAQVFADAGLPEGVLNVVQGYGADAGGPLVEHPDVRILSFTGSTDTGLAVYSKAAALGKKVTLEMGGKNAIIVMDDANFDLAVEAITWSAYGTTGQRCTATSRLIVQKGIKPRLVEALVEKARSIRMGDGLDPNVDMGPLVNQKAMAKVSSYMAVAKEDGVKIAVGGAPADMGKGFFFQPTLFDGVEQGMRVEQEEIFGPVLSVVEVADLDEAVRVNNATRYGLSSSIFTENVNAAFRAIRDLTTGIVYINHGTTGAEIQFPFGGTRGTGNGMREAGQAALTSFTEWKSVYVDYSGRLQRAQIDTDDILQQQDGDN, encoded by the coding sequence ATGACCATTTCTGTTCAGAATTTTATTCGTGGCGCTTGGGTGGATGCAAAGTCTGGCGCGACTTTTGAAAGTATAAACCCAGCAACAGAAGAAGTCCTCGCTGTTGCCGCTAAAAGTACCCAAGACGATGTCGCAGCTGCTGTTACAGCGGCCAAAGCCGCTTATGATAAGTGGCGCTTAACACCTGCTCCACGTCGCGGCGAGATTTTGTATCGCGCTGCAGAAATATTGAAAGAACGCAAAGACGATCTCGCGGCGTTGATGACGCGTGAGATGGGGAAGATCCTTGCGGAGACGCGCGGCGATGTTCAGGAAGCCATCGATATGGCTTATTATATGGGTGGGGAAGGCCGCCGTTTGATGGGGTATACAGCCCCTGTGGAAATGCCGAATAAGTTCGGTATGGCCCTCCGTGATTCAGTTGGTGTGGTTGGCCTGATTACGCCCTGGAACTTCCCTGTGGCTGTCCCGAGCTGGAAAATCCTCCCGGCTCTCATTGCTGGTAACACCATCGTCTGGAAACCTGGTGAAGATGTGCCCGCTTCTGCGGCGATGTTCGCTCAGGTATTTGCTGATGCGGGCTTGCCGGAGGGCGTGCTCAATGTGGTTCAGGGCTACGGTGCGGATGCTGGCGGCCCTCTTGTCGAGCACCCAGATGTGCGTATTCTGTCCTTTACAGGGTCTACGGATACAGGTCTTGCTGTCTATAGCAAAGCTGCAGCACTTGGTAAAAAGGTGACGCTGGAAATGGGTGGCAAGAATGCCATCATTGTAATGGATGATGCCAATTTTGATCTGGCAGTCGAGGCCATTACGTGGAGTGCCTATGGCACGACAGGTCAGCGTTGTACAGCGACGAGCCGCTTGATTGTCCAGAAAGGGATTAAACCCCGTCTGGTTGAGGCGTTGGTCGAAAAGGCGCGTTCAATCCGCATGGGCGATGGACTTGATCCGAATGTTGATATGGGGCCATTGGTCAACCAGAAGGCAATGGCTAAAGTCAGCAGTTATATGGCTGTTGCAAAAGAAGATGGCGTTAAGATTGCTGTTGGTGGCGCACCTGCGGATATGGGGAAAGGGTTTTTCTTCCAGCCGACTTTGTTTGACGGCGTTGAGCAAGGTATGCGTGTAGAACAAGAAGAAATCTTTGGCCCGGTGCTCTCCGTTGTTGAAGTCGCTGATCTTGACGAAGCCGTCCGAGTGAATAATGCGACACGTTATGGCTTGTCTAGCAGCATCTTCACAGAAAATGTGAACGCGGCTTTCCGTGCTATCCGCGACCTGACGACAGGTATTGTATATATCAACCATGGGACAACAGGTGCAGAGATTCAATTCCCGTTTGGTGGTACACGTGGGACCGGCAATGGTATGCGGGAAGCAGGGCAGGCTGCTCTGACGAGCTTTACGGAATGGAAATCTGTTTATGTCGATTATAGTGGGCGCTTGCAGCGTGCACAGATCGACACAGATGATATTTTACAGCAGCAAGACGGCGACAATTAG